In the Populus trichocarpa isolate Nisqually-1 chromosome 1, P.trichocarpa_v4.1, whole genome shotgun sequence genome, one interval contains:
- the LOC7479312 gene encoding uncharacterized protein LOC7479312, with the protein MEEAAATQRDQSTDTESVIIQPDLDLPAMCPDEPDRREPKTNLNQGEIFKALEIIERDSLAIAGSFTSLFASLRFALSEATSTSVDHMQCFGDATARLQESVLDAATKGNRYINSCMRLNEEMKGIDTLATQLKNLRRNVDVLDSAVTKLLRFP; encoded by the exons ATGGAAGAAGCGGCAGCAACTCAGAGAGATCAATCAACGGATACAGAATCAGTAATCATACAACCAGACCTGGATCTACCGGCCATGTGTCCCGATGAACCCGACCGCCGTGAACCGAAAACCAATTTGAACCAGGGCGAGATCTTCAAGGCACTAGAAATCATCGAGAGAGACTCTCTAGCCATCGCCGGTAGCTTCACTTCTCTTTTCGCTTCACTTCGTTTCGCTCTCTCTGAG GCTACGAGTACATCTGTTGATCATATGCAATGTTTTGGTGATGCTACTGCTCGTCTTCAAGAATCtg TGCTTGATGCAGCAACGAAGGGAAATCGGTACATAAATTCGTGTAtgag ATTGAACGAGGAAATGAAGGGCATTGACACTCTAGCGACTCAACT AAAAAACCTGAGGAGAAATGTCGACGTGCTGGACTCGGCTGTGACCAAACTCCTCCGCTTTCCATGA